A genomic region of Vitis vinifera cultivar Pinot Noir 40024 chromosome 7, ASM3070453v1 contains the following coding sequences:
- the LOC100254441 gene encoding cation/H(+) antiporter 28 → MGKVNFDLPDLISKNLPCKDLVTNVKVAAAYILGFFAVVFLSNIAGAFLRSYQQPRMVAETLVGIVAGNIILTQEDHRDNIVKTLNDIIEFGMIFHMLALGLEMDARILFQRPTQEAIVAFSGMLSTFILAYLLTPYFNYSEFPSHEFTVSLSVTLTGTASPLLTRLITDLKIGKSDIGRLLVAAGTYSDLVSTLFISIGFVIISADKNLGFRDSKDILKITSTLIVQVVVTAVISPILMIWVNHENPAGKSLKGSHMVLSVAFVAISCGCSAVKGKYSPMMSAFITGIALPREGRLSKMMISKLNYFLKCIFYPIFFVWVGLGVDFQMFNPGNPWTWARMIFIFVIATLGKVVGTFLSGLMLGFNLPESVALGLLLNVKGHFHMFLALFTFHMKNHEMIMTTSTRIGLTLAIFFTVIYAPLVGAYIIRRARKRSPNQRMALQWLDSENELRVLLCIHGPQHLPSTINFIEISRGRDDPGIMVYVTDMIELTEQIESTLVHREGVEVVTVTDRAVIEMRDQITTAIKTYEEEHESGITLRRMLALSPFSVMHQDICHFARDLNVSLIVLPFHKYPAEDGKMTGADSKFRFVNKKVLQNAPCSVGILVDRGFGVTRKISRTSIFLHAAVIFIGGKDDREALVYASHVAQHPGVKLTVLRFLLDANANSKCTRPGTSMVNLAEQEEEMQLDDEFFAGFYERHVGGQVAYMEKYLANSGETMSALQSLGGQHGLIIVGRGGRVNSALTAGMNDWEQCPELGPIGDILSGSAFAVSASILIIQQHSPKED, encoded by the exons atGGGCAAAGTAAATTTTGATCTCCCCGACTTGATTTCCAAGAACCTGCCGTGTAAAGATTTAGTGACGAATGTGAAAGTTGCAGCAGCATATATCTTGGGTTTCTTCGCCGTAGTGTTCCTATCCAATATAGCCGGTGCCTTTCTGAGGTCTTATCAACAGCCAAGGATGGTTGCAGAAACCCTT GTAGGGATAGTTGCTGGCAACATAATACTAACGCAAGAAGATCACCGTGACAACATAGTGAAAACTTTGAATGATATTATCGAATTTGGTATGATTTTCCACATGCTTGCGTTAGGTCTAGAAATGGATGCCCGCATACTCTTTCAGCGGCCAACTCAGGAAGCCATAGTGGCGTTTTCTGGGATGCTCTCAACGTTCATACTAGCATACCTTCTGACtccatattttaattattcggAGTTCCCAAGCCATGAATTCACCGTCTCCCTCTCCGTCACCCTCACTGGCACTGCCTCTCCCCTGCTAACACGCCTCATCACTGACCTCAAGATTGGGAAATCAGACATAGGACGACTTTTAGTTGCAGCTGGGACGTACTCTGATTTGGTATCGACTCTTTTCATCTCCATTGGGTTTGTTATCATTTCAGCCGACAAAAATCTCGGTTTCAGGGATTCCAAGGATATCTTGAAGATAACTTCTACCTTGATAGTTCAAGTAGTGGTCACCGCCGTGATATCTCCTATTCTAATGATCTGGGTCAATCATGAAAACCCGGCTGGAAAATCTCTGAAAGGCTCCCACATGGTGCTGTCGGTAGCTTTTGTGGCCATTAGCTGCGGCTGTTCGGCTGTTAAAGGCAAGTACAGCCCCATGATGAGCGCGTTCATAACGGGAATTGCTTTGCCTAGGGAGGGCAGATTGTCAAAGATGATGATCAGCAAACTCAACTACTTCTTGAAATGCATCttttatccaattttttttgtttgggtgGGCTTGGGAGTCGATTTTCAGATGTTCAATCCAGGCAATCCCTGGACATGGGCAagaatgattttcatttttgtgatTGCAACATTAGGGAAAGTGGTCGGAACCTTCCTGTCAGGGCTGATGTTAGGATTTAATCTCCCAGAATCAGTTGCACTTGGTTTACTTCTTAATGTCAAGGGCCATTTTCATATGTTCTTGGCTCTTTTCACCTTCCAC ATGAAGAATCATGAAATGATCATGACGACTTCAACCAGAATTGGTTTGACACTTGCAATTTTCTTCACTGTGATCTACGCCCCTTTAGTGGGGGCCTACATCATCAGACGTGCAAGGAAACGCTCACCAAATCAACGGATGGCACTTCAATGGCTCGACTCTGAAAATGAGCTTCGAGTCTTGCTATGCATTCATGGCCCTCAACACCTGCCTTCTACCATTAACTTCATTGAGATATCTCGGGGGAGAGACGATCCTGGGATCATGGTTTATGTGACTGACATGATCGAGCTCACGGAGCAAATAGAGTCCACACTTGTACACAGGGAAGGAGTGGAAGTAGTGACTGTGACCGACAGGGCTGTGATAGAGATGAGAGACCAAATCACTACTGCAATCAAAACTTATGAAGAGGAGCATGAAAGTGGTATTACCCTCCGTCGAATGCTTGCCCTCTCACCATTCAGTGTCATGCACCAGGATATTTGCCATTTCGCAAGGGACTTGAACGTTTCCCTCATCGTACTGCCATTCCACAAATACCCGGCAGAGGATGGAAAAATGACTGGAGCCGACTCCAAGTTCCGATTCGTGAACAAAAAG GTGCTTCAGAATGCCCCATGCTCAGTGGGAATACTAGTGGATCGGGGTTTTGGAGTGACCAGAAAAATATCAAGAACATCCATATTTCTACATGCGGCAGTTATATTTATTGGTGGCAAAGATGATAGGGAAGCACTGGTCTATGCCAGCCACGTGGCCCAACATCCAGGAGTGAAACTCACAGTTCTTAGATTCCTATTGGACGCCAATGCAAATTCCAAATGTACTAGACCTGGCACCAGTATGGTTAACCTTGCTGAGCAAGAAGAGGAGATGCAGCTTGATGATGAGTTCTTTGCAGGGTTCTACGAGAGACATGTAGGAGGGCAAGTTGCTTACATGGAAAAGTATCTTGCAAATTCAGGTGAGACCATGTCAGCTCTGCAGTCATTAGGAGGGCAACATGGACTCATCATAGTTGGTCGAGGGGGGAGGGTGAACTCAGCATTGACAGCTGGGATGAATGATTGGGAGCAGTGTCCAGAACTAGGTCCAATAGGCGATATTCTATCGGGGTCTGCTTTTGCGGTTTCCGCCTCCATTTTGATCATCCAACAACATAGTCCTAAAGAAGACTGA
- the LOC100853988 gene encoding phosphoglycerate mutase-like protein 4: MLRGEYRIGTIPFDQVAGRSISRKNPPLFAATLKHFPNLRLQRRTQLQRRPHLLRIPESFMADSGSRASSESDCNGDPKLGPVDPGYAEIIVVRHGETAWNADGRIQGHLDVELNEAGRQQAAAVADRLSKGPRISAVYSSDLKRAFETAQAIATSCGRFEVIKDPDLRERNLGDLQGLVYHEIAKINPEAHKAFLSHRTDQEIPGGGESRDQVYQRCTLSLKRIGSKHKGERVVVVTHGGVIRALHKRASPNGRAGKIMNTSVNIFHLCDGDKWVIKAWGDISHLDETKFLESGFGGDRTSG; this comes from the exons ATGCTGAGGGGCGAGTATCGGATTGGCACAATACCCTTTGATCAGGTGGCTGGCCGGTCCATAAGCCGGAAGAATCCACCTTTGTTTGCAGCGACATTAAAACATTTTCCCAATCTTCGCTTGCAGCGTAGGACTCAACTCCAACGCCGACCTCACCTACTCAGAATTCCTGAGTCATTCATGGCGGACTCGGGTTCCAG GGCTTCTTCTGAATCTGATTGCAATGGTGACCCTAAATTGGGCCCAGTCGACCCGGGCTATGCCGAGATCATTGTGGTACGTCATGGCGAAACTGCCTGGAATGCTGATGGAAGAATTCAG GGACACCTGGATGTTGAATTAAATGAAGCTGGGAGACAACAAGCAGCTGCA GTGGCTGACAGACTATCCAAGGGACCAAGAATCTCTGCTGTTTACTCATCTGACTTGAAACGAGCTTTTGAGACAGCACAGGCAATAGCAACCAGCTGTGGCAGGTTTGAG GTTATTAAAGATCCAGACCTACGGGAAAGAAATTTGGGGGATCTTCAAGGTCTTGTATACCATGAAATAGCCAAAATTAATCCTGAAGCTCACAAAGCTTTTTTATCTCATAGGACTGATCAAGAAATTCCT GGTGGTGGAGAAAGTCGTGATCAAGTTTATCAACGCTGTACATTGTCCTTGAAAAGAATTGGCAGCAAGCATAAAG GAGAGCGTGTGGTTGTGGTCACTCATGGGGGTGTCATTCGAGCACTTCACAAGCGGGCTTCTCCAAATGGACGTGCAGGGAAAATAATGAATACATCTGTCAATATATTTCACTTGTGTGATGGGGATAAGTGGGTCATAAAAGCATGGGGCGACATTAGTCATCTCGACGAAACTAAATTTCTGGAGTCTGGTTTTGGTGGGGACAGAACTTCTGGTTGA
- the LOC100264733 gene encoding CDPK-related kinase 5: MGLCNSKPSPSPSVSGRKDDLVAQHNDQAAAAAISVNGETPKNRREEVEAGKKSPFFPFYSPSPAHYLFSKKSPARSPANLSSNSTPKRFFKRPFPPPSPAKHIRAALARRHGSVKPNEAAIPEGNEAAEGVAGLDKSFGFSKHFGNKYEIGEEVGRGHFGYTCSARFKKGELKGQNVAVKVIPKAKMTTAIAIEDVRREVKILRALTGHNNLVQFYDAYEDHDNVYIVMELCEGGELLDRILSRGGKYTEEDAKAVMIQILNVVSFCHLQGVVHRDLKPENFLFTSKDENSQLKAIDFGLSDFVKPDERLNDIVGSAYYVAPEVLHRSYTTEADVWSIGVIAYILLCGSRPFWARTESGIFRAVLKADPSFDEPPWPSLSSEARDFVRRLLNKDPRKRMTAAQALCHPWIKNNDIKVPLDILILKLMKAYMRSSSLRKAALRALSKTLTVDELCYLKEQFALLEPNKNGTISLENIRAALMKNATDAMKESRVHDLLASLNALQYRRMDFEEFCAATLSVHQLEALDRWEQHARCAYELFEKDGNRAIVIEELASELGLGPSVPVHAVLHDWIRHTDGKLSFLGFAKLLHGVSSRALAKAQ, translated from the exons ATGGGTCTCTGCAATTCCAAGCCCTCCCCAAGCCCCAGCGTGTCCGGTAGGAAGGATGACCTTGTTGCTCAGCACAATGACCAGGCTGCTGCGGCTGCTATTTCTGTAAATGGCGAAACCCCTAAGAATCGGAGGGAGGAAGTGGAGGCTGGGAAGAAATCACCTTTTTTCCCCTTCTACAGTCCGAGTCCAGCGCACTACCTCTTCTCCAAGAAGTCTCCGGCGAGATCTCCAGCGAATTTGAGCTCCAACTCCACTCCGAAGCGCTTCTTTAAGCGGCCCTTCCCCCCTCCGTCCCCCGCCAAACATATCAGAGCTGCGTTGGCGCGGCGGCACGGCTCAGTGAAGCCGAATGAGGCGGCTATACCGGAGGGAAATGAGGCGGCGGAGGGAGTGGCGGGGCTGGATAAAAGCTTTGGGTTTTCGAAGCATTTCGGGAACAAGTATGAGATTGGGGAAGAGGTTGGGAGAGGCCATTTTGGGTACACCTGTTCAGCTAGGTTTAAAAAGGGTGAGCTTAAGGGTCAAAATGTTGCCGTCAAGGTTATACCAAAGGCCAAG ATGACTACAGCCATTGCCATTGAGGATGTGAGAAGGGAAGTGAAGATATTGAGAGCTCTGACAGGGCACAACAATCTAGTACAATTCTATGATGCATATGAAGACCATGATAATGTCTATATAGTAATGGA GTTATGTGAAGGAGGGGAGCTATTGGATAGAATACTTTCAAG GGGTGGCAAATACACTGAAGAAGACGCAAAGGCTGTCATGATCCAGATATTGAATGTTGTCTCATTTTGCCACCTCCAGGGTGTGGTGCACCGGGATCTTAAACCAGAG AATTTCCTGTTCACGTCTAAGGATGAAAACTCACAACTTAAGGCCATAGATTTTGGCTTGTCAGATTTCGTGAAACCAG ATGAAAGGCTTAATGACATTGTCGGTAGTGCATACTATGTAGCACCTGAAGTGCTGCATAGATCTTACACTACAGAGGCTGACGTCTGGAGTATTGGTGTGATTGCCTATATCCTATTATGTGGCAGCCGTCCATTTTGGGCTCGAACTGAGTCTGGCATCTTCCGAGCAGTTCTAAAAGCTGACCCAAGTTTTGATGAGCCACCATGGCCTTCTTTATCTTCTGAGGCAAGAGACTTTGTCAGGCGTTTACTGAATAAAGATCCACGGAAAAGAATGACTGCTGCTCAAGCACTTT GTCATCCctggattaaaaataatgacATAAAAGTTCCATTGGATATACTAATATTGAAACTCATGAAGGCTTACATGCGATCATCATCTCTTCGAAAAGCTGCTTTAAGG GCTTTATCTAAAACACTGACTGTAGATGAGCTCTGTTATCTGAAGGAGCAGTTTGCTCTATTGGAACCAAACAAAAATGGCACCATAAGCTTAGAAAATATCAGAGCG gCCTTGATGAAAAATGCAACGGATGCCATGAAGGAGTCTCGTGTCCATGATTTACTGGCATCA CTTAATGCACTTCAATACAGAAGGATGGACTTTGAGGAATTCTGTGCAGCTACATTGAGTGTTCATCAGCTTGAGGCTCTAGATCGATGGGAGCAACATGCTCGTTGTGCCTATGAACTTTTTGAGAAAGATGGAAACAGGGCTATTGTAATTGAGGAACTGGCTTCG GAACTTGGCCTGGGCCCTTCTGTCCCTGTTCATGCGGTTCTCCATGACTGGATTAGGCACACTGATGGAAAACTGAGCTTCCTTGGGTTTGCCAAATTATTGCATGGTGTGTCTAGTCGCGCTCTTGCAAAAgctcaataa
- the LOC100242679 gene encoding zinc finger CCCH domain-containing protein 62, with the protein MAGKKRKRTVICLSSSSDDDEEEVENEGDDSDDDDDEEDEEECGASTCSEGSDDEVMETDDDDDDNDDYICNRVIRLLQEGSDIKELKLKECKVYLRKHGLRITGTKEVCIERIKEHWRIKDGNGEVLYPKSSFFVNCTGDVCKGDVVLFTQKVYAKFDKVKRNGKLLGKRTIAGRIVKESYGAAKQQHTFTVEVLWSKGIKKLPPLFPLLVKGRNLYKLKTFRQRWKNEAERLQVLAEKHKRGAAARLVRSKKKAKKKLSSNGGEGYQKHFHHTKPAQVRRRTTSGKGKRVDECGRATATGHAKLNDHCQKALPIGQASIKSRAPESSQWHQRLSYPSKVTASNIQLHTDPAHNFYHSPMEFHHGNTPYRFSSHDMCSTPNMMRLPPFRPYADTFVMPPSWHQGVNKSNYNTHHAYSNPRNEFETRNLNRFPVHPFSLGTETYRGRKKGSHTGRR; encoded by the exons ATGGCTGGAAAGAAACGTAAGCGAACTGTTATATGCCTGTCTTCATCTTCCGACGACGACGAAGAAGAAGTGGAAAACGAGGGAGATGACTCCGATGACGACGACGACGAAGAAGACGAGGAGGAGTGTGGCGCTTCAACTTGCAG TGAGGGGAGTGACGATGAGGTGATGGAAaccgatgatgatgatgatgataatgatgattATATCTGCAACAGAGTCATCCGCCTTCTCCAAG AAGGGAGTGATATAAAAGAACTAAAACTGAAAGAATGTAAGGTGTATTTGAGGAAGCATGGCCTGAGAATAACAGGAACTAAGGAAGTATGTATAGAGAGAATTAAAGAGCATTGGAG AATAAAAGACGGAAATGGTGAAGTGCTTTATCCCAAatcttcattttttgttaattgtACAG GTGATGTCTGTAAAGGAGATGTTGTTCTCTTCACACAGAAAGTTTATGCAAA GTTTGacaaagtgaaaagaaatggGAAGCTTCTAGGCAAGAGAACTATTGCTGGGAGGATTGTTAAGGAAAGCTATGGTGCAGCCAAACAACAACATACATTTACA GTTGAAGTATTGTGGAGCAAAGGGATTAAGAAGTTGCCTCCTCTTTTTCCCTTGCTTGTGAAGGGCCGTAACCTGTATAAATTGAAGACTTTCAGACAG CGTTGGAAAAATGAAGCAGAACGATTACAAGTCCTTGCTGAGAAGCATAAACGAGGTGCTGCAGCAAGACTTGTCAGATcaaagaagaaagcaaagaagaaATTGTCTTCAAATGGAG GTGAAGGGTATCAGAAACATTTCCACCATACAAAACCGGCTCAAGTGAGAAGGAGAACTACATCAGGAAAGGGGAAGCGAGTTGATGAATGTGGAAGGGCTACAGCAACGGGACATGCAAAGTTAAATGATCATTGTCAAAAGGCCCTTCCAATTGGACAGGCGAGTATAAAGTCGAGAGCCCCTGAATCCTCACAGTGGCATCAGAGGCTCTCATATCCCTCTAAAGTCACAGCTTCCAATATCCAGTTGCATACTGATCCTGCCCACAATTTTTACCACTCTCCAATGGAATTTCACCATGGAAATACACCATACCGGTTTTCTAGTCATGATATGTGCTCCACTCCAAATATGATGAGATTGCCGCCTTTTAGGCCTTATGCTGATACATTTGTAATGCCTCCATCATGGCATCAGGGGGTAAACAAGAGCAATTATAATACCCACCATGCTTATTCAAATCCCCGCAATGAGTTTGAAACAAGAAATTTGAACCGCTTTCCTGTGCATCCATTTTCTTTGGGAACTGAAACATATAGAGGAAGGAAGAAAGGCTCTCACACTGGTCGACGTTAG
- the LOC100247817 gene encoding uncharacterized protein LOC100247817 gives MRSMASSASSRGIVAIVGVGPKLGRCIARKFAHEGYTVAILARDLGRLSRFADEIAREEKAQVFAIRIDCSDSRSVREAFEGVLSLGFVEVLVYNAYQPVPWHPTSFTDIHIDSFQKSLAVSSIGAFLCAQQVIPGMVDRRKGTILFTGCSASLNGIAGYSELCCGKFALRALSQSLAREFQPLGVHVAHVIIDGVVGPPRAGTSGSQRSSVGEHQSGGGDGSMDPDAVAQTYWHLHIQDRAAWTQEIDLRPCPHRLF, from the exons ATGCGCAGCATGGCCAGTTCCGCGTCTTCTAGAGGCATAGTCGCCATTGTTGGCGTCGGCCCCAAGCTCGGCCGCTGCATCGCCCGCAAGTTCGCCCACGAAGGCTACACCGTCGCCATCCTCGCACGCGACCTAG GGAGGTTATCGAGGTTCGCGGACGAGATAGCGAGAGAGGAAAAGGCCCAAGTGTTCGCCATCAGAATCGACTGCTCCGACTCCAGAAGCGTAAGAGAGGCATTCGAAGGTGTGCTATCTCTCGGATTCGTGGAAGTACTAGTCTACAATGCGTACCAGCCGGTGCCCTGGCATCCCACCAGCTTCACCGACATCCACATCGATTCCTTCCAGAAATCACTCGCCGTTTCCTCCATCGGCGCCTTCCTTTGCGCTCAACAG GTGATTCCGGGAATGGTGGACAGAAGGAAGGGCACGATTCTCTTCACCGGATGTTCGGCTTCGCTGAATGGCATTGCCGGCTACTCCGAATTAT GTTGCGGAAAATTCGCCTTGAGAGCTCTATCACAATCTCTGGCGAGGGAGTTTCAGCCACTGGGCGTACACGTGGCCCATGTTATCATCGATGGTGTGGTCGGCCCACCCAG GGCGGGAACATCAGGGTCGCAAAGATCGTCAGTTGGGGAGCACCAGAGCGGAGGAGGGGACGGGTCTATGGACCCAGATGCGGTGGCTCAAACCTACTGGCACTTGCACATTCAGGACCGGGCCGCTTGGACCCAGGAGATCGACCTTCGTCCTTGCCCCCACAGGCTCTTCTAG